The DNA window agatcTCATGCTTTGgttattttcaataaattagtttattgtCTTTATTATAAATgattttaaacggactagcgagtgtgacgtctcgggaattcagggtgttacaatatggtatcagagcaataaGGTCCTAAAGAGTGTGGTtagccctaacatgtaaagtttATTGCCAcgagacgagctcgactcactgtactgtaagtgGTTATTACTTACGATTAAGTTGTCTTTAAATTGTGCATGTAGTGTTGTGATATTCTTCTCATCTAAAGGTGATGGTCAAAATGTTCCTTCTTGATATTTTTAGGTCTATGTGGTTTAGGAGTTTGAATATGCTTCCTAGAAGGTCAGTCAGATTGGGTCGAGGTCGGGGtcgaggccaaggccaaggccgAGATAGAGGCCAAGAGAATGGAGGGATTAATGAACCACCACAAGCACCAGAGGGATGGGAAGAGCGCTTTGCTACAATGGAAGAAACTACTCGTAGGCAGAATGAAGAACTTCGTCAGCTGAGACATCAATCGGAGCCGCCAGAGCCAGAAAATAGAGACCCACCAGCTGCGGTGGTATATCCTGCTCCAGAGGCTAGACATGAGATGTTAGTAGAGAGGTTTCGAAAACAACACCCACCCGAGTTTGATGGAGGCATAGACTCAGTGGTGGCTGAAGAGTGGATGAGtcgcataaaaaatattttgcagATGCTAAGGGTTGATGGGAATGACTGAGTGAAGTGTGCATCATACATATTGAGGAAagatgtgttgggttttgtgccctaaataaaattcatttcaatataatcagatttacttattaataaagatcagaaataacattttatgttgcatggttcacatgatttatttcatgattatatataatgtatgaattccatttaagtctagaacatatgaatttgttaatgattatagtgttgtcagcacagtgcaatataatcttaattatatgttcgaaagtttattccctgatttgtcagaacactggatttagactgacatggtataatcagcgataggtattcttacaccttggaaaagtgttatgtcctttccagaacattggcaaagtttaccagtatcggatgtatggagtatacaacggaagggaccgatattgaactttgattagatatattagaatttaccgtaagatctattcaattcaatatcacctgttgatcctagatcaaatgatcttaatcctgatatgattaggttcaatcttaagagtgttattcgtgttctttgatttgttagttaagcctacttttgggtcagggtgatacgtacattttgggaacacggtagtacaattgactgggagcgctaacataaatatggaatctatatcttctatctggcgaatagaaagtaaaggatgatttccttcaagcttaaccaaacgaaaaataaatagtggagtactcatttcacttagctgtaatatcatttatatagggttaagtgttttaaggataaaatacattgtagggtgttacggtaatttaatccctttacagtgtaaatcatctatatagaggatcattgatcaaattaggattataacaatggataactaatgacgtgtctatatcgtggaacatatagagcgttctatatgactgagagtgcaatgccaagttctaagagtggattcaataaggaattaataagttagggaatttacttggtaaattcagttcgacttattggaagctcggttatatagacccatggttcccatactagttgagaccatactgcttgtaagactcagttaattgattttgattaatcaattataattctaaagttagactatgtctactttatgaattttcactaagcaagggcgaaattgtaaagaaaagagattctaggtttatttattaattaagatattttatatgtctaaattaataaatatattaaatgacaatattatttaataattattcttaagttattaaataattagaattggcatttgaatggttaaattggaaaattggcatttttgagaaaatgagaatggaaaataacaaaatgggaaagttgcaaagtgaggcccaatttcctattctggccgcccactatgcataggcctttaccattttattttttcattattttaatgccacacaattctaacctaaacctagagggcattttataaatagaaagtgttggcttcaggaaactcataactttgcacattggatccttcagacaaaaagctatgcgccactttctctctctcttttcttctctaaaatttcgaattcccttgagtgaatgagtagtgcccacacacatcaagtggtacctcaatcatagtatgtaagactgtggaaaatcaaccatcaagaaggagaatcagcatcaaagaaggagagaaagagatccagattcagatcttgattatgctgctacagaaaggaatcaagggctagagatctgaatggaaggagtcataatattccgctgcacccaatgtaaggttttcttaaactcttatgtgtttatttcattgttttagaattcatattaggatgttaatgaaacatacttggtagtaaatttagatcctgataaaatatttccaacaagatGCTCGTATCTGGTGGGAGGTAGTGGAACAAACAAAGGATGTAAGTACCATGAACTGGGATGATTTCAAAAGGGTCTTTAATGAGAAATATTATAACTCACCAGTGTTGGCAGCAAATGTTAATGAATTTACTGGATAGGGAGCCTTACTGTTacagagtatgcacaaaaatttgaTAGACTGGCAAAATTTGCTCCACATTTGGTACCTACTGATAGAGTGCGAGCACATCGATTTGTGGAAGGCTTGAAACCAATGATTGCTCGGGATGTAGAGATTGTGTCAAGGGGTCAATTCAGTTATGCTTAAGTTGTCGAAATGGCTCTTACGACTGAGCGAAGTGAGAAcaaaatttggaaggaaaatacTGCTAGGAGGGAATCTAAGAAAGGTGCAGCCAATTCTAATGACCACAAGAAAAGGGGACAAGATCAGCCCGGACAGTCAAGTCAAGACAAGAGGTACAAAACTGATAACGACCACCGATCTAATGGAAACAATGGACGCAATGTTCCAGAATGTCCTAAATGTACCAAACGTCATCTCGGAGAGTGTAGGGCAAATGCATGTTACAAATGCGGAAAGGAAGGTCACATTAAACGTAATTGTCCATTGAGAGGACAAACTGAGAACAAAGAAGATTCAAAGGAAGACGATCAATATGTTCCAACGAGGGTCTTCGCTATAAAAGAAGCAGGACATATGACAAGTGCTGAGGTATAAGACATTGAGTCTTCactttccaaaaaaaaagtCAAGTATAATTtagggacgaaatttctttttaggaggggataattgtaatatccgctttcttgagtaattaatttttttttttatatccttttagtttattttatttgtcaatatggataatttattattttgaatatttatgaGATTAGTGGagtatgcaatttttttttttttttagtgacaataaaatttattattattttattagtattttattttgagGGTATGTATAATGctagataaataattaaattattggagataatttaatatttaattatttgtgtattttattataggtatattaataataatataggtAAATATATTATAGCATATTgtttagtttattattattattattattaatatcagtattattattattactcctattattattattactattattaatttattattattattaatttattattgttattattattattattattattattattattattattcgtaGAATTAGTATTATCGtacaatatgtatatatacatatatatatattatattttaaaattttaagttgttGATTTAGGGTTATGTTAGGGTTAGGATTATATATAAGATGTTTATATGATTGTTTAGGGTTGAGAGGGTTTAGAATCGGTGGTGAGACAACGAAAGAGAGAGGCCGTGGGATGAATGAAACCGAGCCGTGAAAAGAGTGAGATTTTGGGTTGTTGAGTTTGAAAGTTTTTGGGCTGCCCTAGATTATTTCATTGAGTTTTATTTCATCCAAGAGGAGTTTTAAATGCGATTAGAAGGTCTGTAATCGCACCTTTCGACATACACCATTGTTTACGTTCGAAAATACGGTTTTTGAAACGGACACGGATTTGAACGTGTTTAAATTGTTTCGGAGATCAAAGGAGCTTATGTTTAAGTTTATAGGACCCCAAAGATCAGTTTTAACGTGAAGAATCGAAGCTTTAAAGTCTGAAacgaaaatttctatttttgacTCCATTAACAACGGTACACCGGAGTTGGAGAAGACGACTCCGATCTGATGCATGGGGGTTGTTATCTTGGGTAgttcttgatcgttttgaggtcctaAGCACTCTGGGAAGCTTTCCCAATCGAAAGGATGCGTCAAGAGCAATCGGGGACAAAGTCACATCGTGCCAGCGACGGAACCGACGTGAACGCCGGTGGTCGCGTTCTGGGCATATCtgaggatcttgttctcaacaaggaaattcattgaggtgcttggagtagcaagaaggtgttcttaacaacttaggtaagaagagtggacatctgtgcacagggtgtatgttaaaacatacaactgtattatgggattgtatttacatgttttattctatggtGGATTGTgttatgctaatgttattagtgtgtgatagtgataaaTTTTTTGACTGTTTGTCTGAGAATAGCACTTAACGGATATGTTTTATGCTggtggtgtgagcatagcactgcaaaatatatttttggctgcttgtatgggtttacttgcaggttatcctatcatgggtgagtacaacttgtgataagggattgccctattggatgccgagttTGAGAACAACACAAGGTAGagcaagttacacttcatgtctaatcaacatgagtgggagtagattatcgtatgtgaggacaatgtgcgataagatactatgtgttatgtgtgggagtatagcatgcattaagattacactgtgatatgatgttatattgtatgtgagaataatatgtgatatgacatgttgttatatgtatgcaagcgtggtttgaattgatttgatgtcgtgatattgttatacttatgactatgttatctagttggggggttatgtcctacataactcttcttactgggcgttagctcacgggtactctgtgtgcaggtaaagacAGTAACTAAACAGTGAGgatggcgagctcgaggcgtggattacatgttaggggattgtcatgATGTttgatttaaaaatatttctttaaagATTATGGCTCGGttacttttgtaaaaattaatgtttaaaaatttataaatgaatcaagtatttttgttttaaaataatgagatctcatgctttggTTATTTCcaataaattagtttattgtttttattataaataattttaaacggactagcgagtgtgacgtctcgggaaatcggggcatTACAGAGGCAGAGTACAGAGCAATGTCAAACACTACATGTGAAGTAATCTGGTAACTGTCATTACTGAAAGAATTGAACATCGAGCACCATGGACCAGCTATACTTCAATGTGACAACAAGGTTGCACAACAAATTGCAGCCAATCCAGTATTTCACGAgagaacaaaaaatattaaaatagacTGTTATCTTATTAGACAGAAGGTTCAAGAAGGAATCATCAAAACAAAGCTCACAAATCAAGCGAAGATCAAATTGCAGACATGTGCACTAAAGCCCTGCTTCCAGCTCAGTTCAAtgtcttgaatttttttttttttgtaacatATACACTCCATCTTAAGGGAGAGTATTAAGATTGTTAAGGTGTAGTATTTTGTTAGTTAGAGTTAGTGTGCGTCACTTTGAGTTACAAAAGTCGTTATTCAACAACCTTTTTTTAAGGTTTTCCCATGTATATAAACATTCCTTTATTCTTCAATGAAGGTTACTGAAATTTCATTCATTTTATGTCTAAACTATTCCATTTCTGTAATATGTATATAAcaaatagggtaaatactattttggaccttgtgttttgcaaaagttatagattggaccctgtgttttgttaaatgacaaaatggaccctgtattttctaaaatagtaaaaataggaccctaagcttaatttttgataactttttttttaatacaaccaacttgaagacaatgcttaatacgaacagatacaataaatgtaaacagttttatcATAGTACTGttacatatattaatttaattaactaaCGGGTAAATTAAGATAGTTGCGCATGCAAATTATTATATTGATctaataattgaataaatataggTAACCTATTTAAGATACCATTAATTGTAAGAAGACCATTGTTACGACACACAAAATAGCTAGGAAAATTATagcacaattatatatataaatatatattacaactTACGTGGTACAAAAACATGCATGTATATACTCATGCATTATTCTttgttataatttaaaatttacttcCAAACACATGATATAACATCACCAGCGATCTTAATATATTCTTaccaaataattattatattttgtaataaTTATTCAAATGTAAGAGTGATCCTGGTGGTCACTGGTTAAACTACAAGTTTGATCTTCATGAACACAATGCCCTTATATTATTCAAGGGGCATATCCACCACCATGACCAACACCTTCTCCATAGCCACTCCCTtgtccaccaccaccaccagcaGCACCATACCCACCGCCACCGCCACCACCAGATCCACCCCCACCACCTCCACCTCCACCATGCCCACCTGCACCACCACCATATCCCGAGCCTCCACCTGCACCTTCACCCCCACCGTAGCCACCTCCATGTGCTCCTCCAGCACCAGAACCTGCTCCACCTCCACCTCCTCCACCGCTTCCACCACCACCTCCTCCTCCGTGTCCTGCAGCTCCTCCGGCACCATACCCAGCACCAGAGCCTCCACCTGCACCACCTCCATAACCGGCACCCTGCTCTCCCCCATGTCCTGCACTACCACCaccgccaccaccaccaccaccattacCTCCACCTCCACCACCACCGCCACCACTAGCTCCACCACCACCATAACCTCCACCTCCTCCTTCTCCAGCCCCACTACCATGTCCGCCACCACCAGCTGATCCACTGCCACCATAACCCTGCTCTCCACCACCATGTCCAGCACCACTACCACCTCCTCCACCACTACCTCCACCACCGCCACCACCATTAACTCCACCAGAACCATATCCTTTACCACCTCCTTCGCCAGCTCCACTTCCGCTTCCCCCAGCAgcatcaccaccaccaccaccgcctCCACCATTTCCAAAGCCGCCGCCTCCTCCATGTCCAATAGCAGCTCCATAGCCTGCTCCTCCACCTTCTCCACCGCCACTTCCGCCTCCATATCCAGCAGCACCACCAGTTATACCGCCAGAGATACCAACATCAACACCAACACCAAGGCCTAGGGCATGTTTATCAGTAAGAGCTTCTTCAGTATCAAATAGAGCTCTAGAGGCACAAGTACCAATTACTAAACCCAATAAAGCAAAGAAAACAACACTAGTAACTCTATGGATACCCATTTTGTGAGAATTGTATAATTGGTTTGGTTTTTGATTTTACATGCAAGAAATATCAGCTATAAATAGGGATGGAAAAGTGTATAATAAAGAGATTGTGGGTGCCACACATGATTATCAGTGCTCCAATAAGCAAACATAAGCACAACTGGTTctaatactttgtatatatttgGTATTATCTTGTTCAGCATTATAATTCGTTATAGTGTGTTTATGCTGTCCTCCTCATCTGCCTCTATTATatgtatacatgtatatatatttcaagtttttagtgttatatatattaaaatacaaAAGTTATACGGCGGGTGTCGACTCACATTCCTTTCACACTAGCATATATGTCATGTCACACTACCTAAGACCAACTAGAtagtttgtttaaaaaaaaaaaaaaagaccaacTAGATAAAAACATTCTATTTATAATGTAATATTGTACAAGTCTTTGAAAATTAATCAATGGTTACTTCATTCATAAatcacaaataatatatatggtatAGATTTTCTTTTATGTTGTATGAAACAAATGCAACTAGTTTTGCCACCCATATGTTGATTGATAGCTAGtcctttttgttattattacttttattttgcTATATGTATGtatcttatataaatatatataactagctacataagtatatatgtatatatatcatttttctaaTGTTCTTTTAAGATGTATTGCTAttaataattaacttaagcatcCTTCATGTATAGATAATTTTCATGTACACAATGAAAAAtatgtgctttttttttttttttcaaggaaACGTactatagattaaaataaaattagaccAAAAGACACATTAATTACACAATAAATAATCTGGTAGGGAAGATTTCTTCCCATATAGCgagaatattaattttgaccTAGTGCCCATTTAGCCACATGAGCCACAATGTTAAAATCTCTTCTTTAACAAAATTACATCCCAAAGAGCACATAGACAAATTTTTACAAGCTCCAAACATAATTATGGAGCTCCCATGAGAATCCCATATTCAACATGCCAACTTGCATGCCCTAGCTTCCCCATGTATTGGGTTATGGATGGGAATCCTTTGGTTCAGATCCAAAGGATTTCTTTTTAAGTGATTTTTCTCCACTATTGCCACTATCATGCTCTCCCAACCCACTGCCATATCGCTGTTAGTCTTGACTCACACTACAAAAATaactacttttagtgataaatttttAGTCatcataatataaattttttatgactaaatgtaatttttagtcataacaaaaagttatttgtgactaaaacacgcactactacaaaaaaatcatttaatgtcTCTTTTTTATGTCCAACAAAATTATTGTTGGACATGAAAAAGTTTGGGAAATTTTCTAGTCCAGCATTGTTGGACTAGAAAAAAATTCCTTCATGTCCAACAATGTTGGACTAAAAAACGGATAGTGGACgtgatatacatattttttaattttttaaaattggtcTATTTTTACATCCAACTTTACTGaactagaaaaatattttgaaaagttttctAGTAAAGATGTGgtccaatttttttaaaataaaaaataaaaaagctatctttatttatttaatttttcgagCTTATTTATTATTACTCTTTAAAGAATGTATTAAAAAACATATTGAAGCCCTAGCTAACacatcctctctctctctctctctctctctctctctctctctctctctctctctctctctcttgtgcAATCGCTGGAGAACTATCTTCCTCTTCTCCCTTCTTCCTCCATGTGCGGAGCTGCCTAAACCAGTTTGACCCCCTTTAATTGTTGAACGGTAAACCAACACCATCGTTGGCTTCCCCACACCCCAAATAGAAGGATCACATGAACTTGGTTAAGTGAGTTTCTTACTATCTCTGAATATTACAAATAATTTGGCAGCATTTAATATTTGAATGAGTCAATCCCACGAAATCCTCTCATATATCCCCTGATTCTCGAAATGCTTCAATTATAGGAGTATTGAGTGACCTATTTGCAAGAAAAAATATTGTTGAAATGAATTTAGATATTTTCTCTTATGAACTCGCTGGTCGGATGCTTTTTGTGAGATGGATCTTCGGTTGCTCAGACTTTTGGTTGACATACCTTGTCTAGCATATGTCTGATGCTCAACAATTCCATTTGGTCTATACAGCTGACTAACGTTTT is part of the Cannabis sativa cultivar Pink pepper isolate KNU-18-1 chromosome 5, ASM2916894v1, whole genome shotgun sequence genome and encodes:
- the LOC115718084 gene encoding glycine-rich cell wall structural protein 1.8-like encodes the protein MGIHRVTSVVFFALLGLVIGTCASRALFDTEEALTDKHALGLGVGVDVGISGGITGGAAGYGGGSGGGEGGGAGYGAAIGHGGGGGFGNGGGGGGGGDAAGGSGSGAGEGGGKGYGSGGVNGGGGGGGSGGGGGSGAGHGGGEQGYGGSGSAGGGGHGSGAGEGGGGGYGGGGASGGGGGGGGGNGGGGGGGGGSAGHGGEQGAGYGGGAGGGSGAGYGAGGAAGHGGGGGGGSGGGGGGGAGSGAGGAHGGGYGGGEGAGGGSGYGGGAGGHGGGGGGGGGSGGGGGGGYGAAGGGGGQGSGYGEGVGHGGGYAP